The genomic region CGGCATTAAAATAGTCGGATAGCGGTGcagcgaagaagatggtcgCATTGGCTGACAAATAGCCATCAGGTTTTCGTCAGGTTGGTTTGGCACAGAGTTGAGAGCACTTGACAGGTAGATTGTCGCGAGGCATCGGCAGGGCACACTGATTTGGATAGCTTTTCTGTATTAGACAATAATCCAAGGTCAATAACATGATTCCAAGCAACTGCCCGCACTTTTCTCATCAATACAACTTGCCTCACAGCATCAAGGAAACCCAGGATTTCTCCCAGCTttcatggtgatggcgtgAGAGGTTTATAGATGCAGATCCGGCATGATAGGACAACATTGCAATGGAAAGTGTCTGAATCTTGTTACAGAGCGTACAACGAGGCTAGTGATTATACAAGTATGTGGGTCCTACAGTATTTACATTCAAGACTGACCTCTGAGATCAGCATCTCGCAGAGTCAGGTAAGCGGCGCCAATTCCTCAAAGCCCACGAGACTGGAATCTCAACTTTCCTCTCCGCAACATTGAAAACGGAGCCCCGTGACGGGTTGAATAGGCTGGGCTTGCTCCGGTATGCAAGGGAGCTATGCAAGCTGTAACGAACCTCATGTTAGCCTTTGGACAATTTCCTTTCTCCCTTCTGGAGAGACTCACTAATTCTGCTCGCCGGGAGGCGCTTTCGTGGCCCCGAAGGGACTTCCAGTAAGTGTAGAGAGGCCAGTAGTAGCCGTCGTTGTCGCAGTGTGACagctccttcagctcctccgTCAACTCTTCGCCGTCTTCTATATACCGGTCTTCATGCATGTTGTCCCACGTACCCTCTGCCTTTCCAATCAACCAGCAGGTAGCTTCAATGACGGCATCAATCCGCCGGTGAAGATCGGCAGGCTGAGGGGTTTCGTTTTGGGCAGCCTCTATGCTGGCCATGATGTTCCTGAGATTCGGAATCATGGGGGGTGTATCGTCGGTTCCGGCGATGCACAATTCCAGATGTCGaaacacctccaccacccacaatGCGGCCTGCTCGTTGTCCGTGGTTTCCTCCCTGGTGATAAAGTCGCAAGAGTCCTTGATATACAAATCGTACCACTGCAAGAACCCCACCTgctccaaaccctccacccgACGCCTATGCATCTCCCTGGCCGCAAATGCTAGGACCACTTGACTGCGTTGGCtgaaccaaccaccaaggcAAGACCCACATCCGCAGCAGTACTtgagctcgaggagctccTGCACAACCTCCCGGTCTTCCCCAAGCTCCGACGCAGACTTCACGGCCAGGCCGCTCACGTCCATGTAGGGGGTGCCGCTCAGAAGGCACCAAGACCGGATGGCCTTGTCGTTGAGGCCCGGGAAATCCTCAGAGAATCTCCagttcttcctctcccatgCGCAAATCGCCAAGAAGCGCTCACCCGAGTAGTCGCGCTCCCTCGCCTTTCCGAGCTGGTGCTCGAGCGCTTCGAGGGGCGTGCGCCCGCCCATgttcttgacctcggccaAGTGCGGCTGGCGCTCTAGAACGAACCTGATCGCCTCGAGCTTGGACGAGACGGCGgccaggtggaggagtgtgTTGCCACACTCCCCGCGCACGCCCCAGTCTTCGTGGTTGGGATCCTCTGGCATCTGCTCCCTGAGGAGCGCGGTGCACTCCTCGTCGGTGGTATGCTGTTTGCCCAGGTCTTGGACAAGTCTGGCCATGTGGGCCGGCACAACGGTGAGCCAGGCGGGACGCACCCCAAACTCTTTCAGGTCGTGGTCGATTGCTTCGTCATCGGCAATGCTGAGCTTCCGTGAGGGATGGTCTGCGTTTGTCGTGTAGGCGAACCAGTCCGACTTTGCCACCCGGCGGAATCCTTGAGCTCTCCAAAAGGCCTCGGCTCTGCGCGTGATTTGGTGGTAAACCGGTACATCAGCCCCCCTGAGGAGACCCAAGAGGCGTGAATATTCGCGAGGGTCTGGTCTGGGACGAACAAACAGATaaagctcctccttcccgcAGTAGGTctcgttgaggttgaggacaTAGTGCACAATTTTCGTGCCGAGACCCTGTCCACGCCAATCCGGCTCGACATGAAAGTCCTCAAGCAGGAGCACGTTCTTCATGCTGCTGAGCTCCTCTCCCCACACACCCGTGCCTCTTGTCTCAGGAAAGTCCGACCTATACCACTTGATTGGCATCCCCCCGTCATGAGTGAGAAGATCTCCCACCAACGAAGTAACCGTGCTGTAACGATTGCGACAGCTCAAATCCGCCTCGCTCAACAAATCCTCCAGATCCACATCCTCCATGACATAATCCCTCAGATCATCATACCTCTTCCGCTCATCATTCTTCAAATACTCAAGACATTCCCTGGCGTCGTCCAGATTGATCAAGACAGCGCAGAGTTCGGCGATGACCTCGCCGTCAGAGCGAGAAGTGGCCTGGCAGCGGATCTCATCAAACCACCATGGACGGTCTTGAACAGGCTTGAGGCCCTTCCTCATTCTGTGCTCATCGAAAAgttcgtcctcctcggtccGTTCGTCGTAGTAGGGGACAttcttgttgatgatgtaCTCGTCTGTTTGCTCGTAAACGTCACTCATTTTCCCCCTGGTTGAGTTTAAAGTTCAGTATCAAGACAATGGAAATTCAAAAACATGGCTGAGCTTGGAGTAAGCAAGCATGCTCAACATACCGTGATTCGATATGAAGATCGAGATGTATATTCTGATGATTTCTCAAGCGTACAAGCGTCGGTGTGTCGGGGTAGCTAGCCGTGCCGGAAACGAATATTGATGAGTTGGTAAGAATACCGCAGCTGGTGCTCCAGTGTAGCACGAGGGCTGCCGGAAATGAAGCGGGAGATGACTGATGGCGGGAAATTGACTGACGATGGGCGAAaacggagggggagagagacAATGGGAGAGAGACGACGCGAGAGAGAACTCTGACGCGACGCGGAaacgaagaggaagagagctgctgcttggcGTAAACGATAAGGATAGACGCGGAAAGGCAGAACTGAGGCAATTGCGCCTTGCGAGGTCTTGATACTCCAGGGAACcgaaggaagagaggaagaatcGGTAATGATGACGTTAAGAGGGACGAAAAGATGATTCTTCTCGGTCGAGTGAATCCAGAGAGGAAGaatggaggcggaggagaagcttgGTCGGAGAGGTGAATTGCAAAAAAAAGTAGGCACGGCAAGGCCAAGTGGTTGTTGGCCGGATGGCCCTAAAAACCAGGCACCGGCGCCGAGTCGCCGGTGGGAGAGCCCGAATAACCAGGCACCGGCGGTGACTACCTTTCGTTTGAGCCCTTAATTCGTCCAAGCCCTGAAAAATCCCTCCACAAGCTTCCGCGGCCTTCCGCTCCCCTTCTGGGCTCCTCCGGCATCCTCCCATTCCATACCCTTCTGTGGCGTGTGCTGCTCCGTGGCCTTCCGGTGACAACGTCGCCTGGTCAAAATGCCAGGATTAGACTACCTACACCACACCTCAGCTTGTACTATTTCCTAGGTTTTTAACATCAACTCcaaagttgttgttgtgagtCATAATGATTTGTTACCTGCTCTTGATGGCTGATGCGGACTTGACTGACAGCCTACCCCCTTTCGTATCATCGCCGGGAGCTGTAGTCAATCTCATTGTCAAGGACGACCAGTTAGTCACCAGGATTGTCCGGCACTCGACACGAAACAAAGATAGTCCTGACTGCGGATAACCTTAAATCAACGTCTTCACAAAACACATGCATTGCGATGACAACTCGAAACATCACGCAACAACGAAAGCGATAAGGTTACCACAAGACCAATTTGAGATGAATGCTTGTGTCTTTTTGCCGgttgctcctcccccaagatAGCTCTGCCAGCAGGGTTCGCAGACTACAGGCCTTCCCTCAACTAGAATTTCGCATCCCACCAGTTCTCTGCGCTCTTTCCCCTCGTGGGTGAAGTCGCCGTGGTGTTGTCTGGCGCCATGCCCATTTAGCAAGCAACAACGACAGACTTGATCAAATTCCCGCCACTATAACCGACACAGTGAAGAGGCACCTCGACGTGCTGGGGATCATTGGTGCAGTTCTCATCAGAGAAGTAAGTGGCTATCACACACATGTCAGTTCAACACATGGATGGTGAGGTTTCGTTCAAGATATTTGACATACTGGAGCAGCCGCCGGAGTTGACGACGCGCACGCGGCGAACTTCAATCTCGGTCCTGAAGCAGAAGGTGCCATATCGGTTGAGTCTGACAGTCATCCACTTCTTATCATTGCAGTTGATGCCGGTAGCCTCAAACATCTCGAAGAACCACTTGGGCGCGTCGCCGCTGCTGGCCGTGATGTTGTTTTCGTCAGTCGCGTTGGAGTTCCAGATAACATTGGTTTCGCCTGCGGGGGGCGGGAGGTCAATGGTCGTGGTGGGCTCGGCTGGGGCAGCCACACCAGCGCTGATGACGCCtaggaagagggcgatgatggcaaaGACCTTCATGTTGATGATTAGTGGGTGGTatgttgtggtgttgattgAGGGATGATGGGAAGGTAGTCTGGcgtcgggggagggagtggttggtagaggaagagaagattCAGGTCTTCGGCCGTGGAAAGATGGGAATTAAGTACCTGAGCGTGAACCTGGGCAGGAGCAGTCTTCATGCGGTGGACCGGGCGGTCCCATCAGTGAATATCGTGCCGTGGGACTCATGGTATGCGATGATATCATAGCCTGGGCTGGAGCAAGTGAGGCTCTCAGGCTGGCCAATCTCCTCCATTCCCCGGAGCAACCGACTGCAGTTGAAGTAGCAGGAATGATGGGTCATGTTGCTTGTTGGTTGATCCGCTCAGCCGGCCGGCTCCAGCGCAACGGCCGCAACGGAGCTACCTAGGCATCCACTCCACCTCGAATTCAGACGAGTTGACTGCGAAAAAGAACATACCGTGAGCCAGCTGACCGTGGTGTCACAACCACGACGCAGTGCTACAAAGCTAGCGGCAGTTCTCTGATGAATTCCCACTTTGTCGTTTGGCAGCACCCTGATCTTCACTCACCGGCCCCCAGAGGCTCACTGCCAACTCAGGTAAATACCGATGATACCTGATTTTCCGATCAGCTCTCTTTCAACGGAGAGCGCGTCCGCGCGGCCACGAGGTAGATGGTGAGGCCATGGTTCTCGATGACTTGTTGGCCATTTTTGGGTTGTCGGGAGAAGAATTTAATGATAAGGCGATGGGAGGTAGACGATAGGGCAATGGTTGACACAAAACTGTTTTCGAAGCTGCCGGAGATAAACGACGGATATCAAATacaaggaaggaaggaagatgGTTTTCAATGAAGAGACaatatacatatatatatatatatatatacatactTTCAACAAGAACTGCCCGGTAGCTGTCTTATTTACCTCTCGCCGCCGATATGTCAATGAATAGCGGATACACCGGTCACCTCGGCCTGGCCTCCCAAAGATTGAACCAAGGTGAACAGGTTCCCCTTCAGCTTCAACCGGAACTACGCGTGGTCTATTCCTTAAGCACATGGCTTAACACTCTTGTGGAGAACGCAGTAGCTTTGGTTACCTAGCATTTGGTGAGAAAATTTGGTATTGTTTGGCTTATCTGTTGACACAAGGTACACCATGTATGTGTTGAGTTATTCGTGACGCCCCGCCTGTTGGAAGAATCCAAACGATAAATTGCAAATCATCCTACCACAAGAACGAAAGAATTGGGAATAAGGTAAGCAAATattctgctgctgcgtgTTTGTATTGGCTCCAAGAGAAGGCTTTGTGTCCAGTCACTATCCGGAATGGTTCGGACCTCGAATTCATTATTCTGGGCAAGCTCGGAGATGCCTCAGTTTCAGGTTTCTGCATAGAAACTTTCTCTTACCTATTGTGAGGTTCTCAAGCCgccgtcctcctcaacttcagTTAAACGATCCACAACCACAGAGTTCTGTATTGTCGCAGACTGAAGTCTGAACTTCCTTACCAGTGGTGGTTTACTTGGACTAATAGTCAACAAGGAGGGGCGCGGTCGTAAGACTCAGGAGTCAAGAGGACCTCGCAGACTGTCCGGTGTGTTCGGAAGGGTACGCGGTCGCACCGGACCCAGAGAAAAGCTAGCAATCCGGCACGTTGATCCCGTTCCATTAAAATGTCATCTTCGCGGTTCAGCCAGTTATATCTCTTCCCAACACACCATGTGTAACGTGAGAGAATGAGATACTGCTACACACAACCAAAATTTGCAAAGTGTAAGGGGCTGTTCCAGTGGGTAGCTGACCTGCCCACAGCAACGCCAGGTGGGATTTCCCAATCATCCGGCCGGTGGGTCTATACCCAATCCATGCTTCTCGCCGCAGCCATGCGCAATTCACAACTGCGAATGCGAAGAGGGggtcagcaacaaaaagGGAAGTGGAACGGCAGATGTCAAGGGAAAGACCGAGATCCCGAGTGATGCTTTATATCTATCCCCGGACGGTGCCTGGATATGTCTTGTTGTGGTCTTGTtacacccaacccaccatcGAAATGAAAACACAGGCAATCATAAATTTTCTCGCGGGAACCTattccctcctcaacactaCCCAGTAAGCCCCAGCTCCACGACCGAATCCCTGTGTACCTAAAACACAACACTAATCCACTCAGATGGCGAAACGGCACTCAAGTGTCCGACCCGTGGGGTGAGAAGCCAGCCGGCCTAATCACATACACCCGCTACGGTTACATGTCCGCCGTCATGAACTCGATGGAGCCAGACATGCGTCCTCCCGACATCCAGTGGCCACCAACTACCGGCGGGAGTATTGATGACTGGGCTTTGATCGGCAAGACCTCGTTATCATATGCGGGGCCGTTTAGTTTCAACACCTCGGTACCATTGACGAAGTTCAGTGGACAGGTCTTGCATGGCCCAGTGACAACGGCAAGCATACCGCGTTTCGTGGGACAAATTCAGAGGCGAAATTACACTGTCATTGAGCAAGATGGGGAGGTGTACTTGACAATCTCTGTGATAACGACTCTGGCGGGGACCAGATCCGAGATTTGGTGGAAGAGGATTGTTAAGGGGTAGATGGATGATGTCTAGCTGAACAATGGATCTGGCTGTGAAGAGCATATCTACCTAGCTGCAAGTGCACTGTGACCAAGTTTCAAAAATCAACTTGCTGTTGTTATTTTAGTCAGGGGCAAGCCTTTCTTTGCGGTCAGTACCTGTGTGGTGTCCAGTCTTCAGTGTGATCTGCGACTGGTCCATGTACTAAGTGTCCATCTGCCCGCTTCTCTCCTGGAGCCTTTCTCAGTTCCTTCATTGTGTCAACATCTTCCCCAACAAATTGTCCATAATCGCGTCGGAGGGGTTTAAACCAGTCTCCGCCAAAAGGAGTATGATCCTAGCAGCTTCGGCCCCCGTCCCCTCCGCCCTTTTCGTGACATGTTCCAATCTTTACTTCAAGACGTCGATTGCCGCCTCTGCTACATCTGATCTTTCGGTTGCCACGTCCAGCTGCGTCTGAGGGCACTTGGTAATATCCAGCGAAGGGCATGGAAGTGGACATGCGTGTTTCAGAAATGATGTAGGTAAGGATCGAGCTTGGGGCAGATAAGCGATAAAAATATTTGATGGTACGTTTGAAGGTAGTGACTTGGAAAAACATAGAGGAATGGACTTCTATACTGTTAGGATCTTCATGATCACTTTGATTGTGGACGAATTGCAACTCTGGGATTGAACCTGCCATGTAGGTAGCTAGGTACCTATCCATGCTGGCATCCTAGCTACCTCTTCTGTCATATTAGTGACTAGCTTCAAGAGGAACCCCTAATGCCTGAATCAACATGCCCTCGTTGCTTCAAGATGTAAGTACGGCACACTGGATGATCTATTTGGGGACTTGGTCCACCAAGAGGAAGGAATGTGGATCATAGCATATATATTGATAGATGAATAGAGGAACGAGTCTGGTGCAGGATGTCAGACTCCGCTATATATACATGTAAGAAGGTAACCTGGCGTGGATTTCATTATTCCTATCACTCTTCCCTCGTatcccaccaaccacactGCGGTCACGGCTCCGTAGCAATGGGGACGGGGATTTCGAGGACGGAATACCACGAAGCATGGAAGTAATACGAAGATGCTCCTGAACTCCTGGCTTTTCATGATGTAACCGTCTTTGATTCTACCAAGGCTTGATGTGCTACATTGCATGATGGCTACAAATCAGGGGTGGCCGGTTTTAAACTGCATTCTCTGTTGCGTGACGTGATCAGTTATGTTCAAGACAACATTGGGCCGGCATGAATTTGTTGTTGATCTGTCTGACACACATGGTCACAGACAGAGAAACTTGGTCAAGCTACACGCACGCGGAACAAACTTAAGTAAAAACGCTGTCATTCATGCATGTAGGTAGTCATTATTACTTCTCCTATACCCTGATGTCCCTTCCAAAAGGAAGACGAAGCAAACCTGTGAATGACTCAACTCCCTCTATCTCCCCCTTGTCACAGCCTCCATATCCCGACCCTGCTGGAATCATGATACCTATTAATGGCTGCACTTTAGCCGCCTCTTCAACCTTCCCCTGGAGTCGAGCCTCTTCAAGCACGGCCAACTTCCTCTCCGCACCCAACATCCTCTTTCCCGCATCCAACGCTCTCATCTCCATATCCCTGTACTTGTCCTCCACCCATTCCGTCGACTCGGTCTTCTCATTCCGATCCTCCGCCACAAGGGCTCGGCGTTCCATCTCGTTGACCTTTGCCTGCCATTCGTTGGTGTTGTCAATCAACGAACTGGTCTCCTCTCTGACGTGCTGGTGTAAGTTCTCTTACCTGTTGGCGTCAGAAACCAGCGCGTGGTATGCATTGCGAGATTCCGTTAGTCCTGCGATTTGAtgattgtgtgtgtgtctgggAATCTTCTCTATTTCGGCATGAGCGCGGGTGAGATCCTGAAGGGCTGAAACCTGGCCTCTGAGTCGCGAGGATAGTCTGGTCTTTGTCCATGTCGTTGATCGAGGTTGAAGTCTGGGCGACCTGAGAGGCAGCGGTcttggctgggttgttgttggattCCATCTTCCACAGTCTCGAGGGGATGAGATAGAAAGAAATGGGCGATCGGTTGTTGGTGCGTTAATGAGAGGCCAATCAAGGAAGACCAGAGAGGAGGTTTATAACCACTCGAGATGGATGTTGTTCTCCTGGTGACTCATCTTTGCCTTACCAGGACTGAGTCAATCCCTTGCTCATTCGCACCACGCAGCCCGTTTGAGCATGCTGGATCAAAACAGATGGATTGAATTGGGTTCAGCGACACCACCATTGGCAGCTGGTTCTGGACAACGTGTGGACTTTTGTCACTGCCACGGATATTTA from Podospora bellae-mahoneyi strain CBS 112042 chromosome 4, whole genome shotgun sequence harbors:
- a CDS encoding hypothetical protein (EggNog:ENOG503NYUD; COG:S); the protein is MSDVYEQTDEYIINKNVPYYDERTEEDELFDEHRMRKGLKPVQDRPWWFDEIRCQATSRSDGEVIAELCAVLINLDDARECLEYLKNDERKRYDDLRDYVMEDVDLEDLLSEADLSCRNRYSTVTSLVGDLLTHDGGMPIKWYRSDFPETRGTGVWGEELSSMKNVLLLEDFHVEPDWRGQGLGTKIVHYVLNLNETYCGKEELYLFVRPRPDPREYSRLLGLLRGADVPVYHQITRRAEAFWRAQGFRRVAKSDWFAYTTNADHPSRKLSIADDEAIDHDLKEFGVRPAWLTVVPAHMARLVQDLGKQHTTDEECTALLREQMPEDPNHEDWGVRGECGNTLLHLAAVSSKLEAIRFVLERQPHLAEVKNMGGRTPLEALEHQLGKARERDYSGERFLAICAWERKNWRFSEDFPGLNDKAIRSWCLLSGTPYMDVSGLAVKSASELGEDREVVQELLELKYCCGCGSCLGGWFSQRSQVVLAFAAREMHRRRVEGLEQVGFLQWYDLYIKDSCDFITREETTDNEQAALWVVEVFRHLELCIAGTDDTPPMIPNLRNIMASIEAAQNETPQPADLHRRIDAVIEATCWLIGKAEGTWDNMHEDRYIEDGEELTEELKELSHCDNDGYYWPLYTYWKSLRGHESASRRAELVSLSRREKGNCPKANMRFVTACIAPLHTGASPAYSTRHGAPFSMLRRGKLRFQSRGL
- a CDS encoding hypothetical protein (EggNog:ENOG503P83Q; COG:S), yielding MSRERPRSRVMLYIYPRTVPGYVLLWSCYTQPTIEMKTQAIINFLAGTYSLLNTTQWRNGTQVSDPWGEKPAGLITYTRYGYMSAVMNSMEPDMRPPDIQWPPTTGGSIDDWALIGKTSLSYAGPFSFNTSVPLTKFSGQVLHGPVTTASIPRFVGQIQRRNYTVIEQDGEVYLTISVITTLAGTRSEIWWKRIVKG